From Campylobacter pinnipediorum subsp. caledonicus:
GTATTTATAGTGCGACTAAGTCTTTGTCTAAATTCATCAAGTGTTATATCTGGAAAATTTGTAGTAACATAAACCATACCACCTTGTGTTCTGATAACTGGCATGATATGACCTTCTAATTCGTTTGTTCTTGGATTTATGGTGTAGATGAAATTTATCCAAACAGATCCAGGTGAAGATCTAAGTACTGATTGAACTCCTATGTCTAATTGAGATTCGTTTAGCATATTTGTTCCTGTAATCACATAATTAGATAAAAAAGTTCCAACTAATCCTAAAGCACTGTGGCCTAATGCTGTTTGCATTTGCGCCCATTCGTATCTGGCAGACTCTTCAAATCGCCCTTGAGTTTCTAGTACAAGGCTTAAGCCAGGATATCTTTGTCTAAATGCTATAAAAGGATCTCGCATATGTGCTGTTGGAAATAAATAACCTTCGCCATCATTTCTAATAGAAGTGTCATTTAAAATTTCAAGCACCATTTGCATAGTTTGTAAAAGACAAGTACCACAAATTCCTATACCCTCGCTTTCATTGTTTGAACCACTTCTTGCTATTTGCCAAAGTCTTCTTTGCCAAGCTTCATCTTCTAGTCTAAAGCTAGGATGGATATCTCTTTTAACTCTTATTTTACTATCTGTTTGTTTTCCTGAAGCTGGACAAACATTAAGTTCATCAGCAAGATTTGCATTGACAAATCTTAGCCAATCTCCAAGTTCATGAGAAATAGTAAAATATTCTTTTGGTGCATTGCTTGTATCTTTAGGCATATAACTTGGTTTTATGGTATACGGAACGCCCCAATTAACTCCATAAGCACTAAGTCTTAGTATGTTTCCTAAATAATCAATTATCATACTATCATTTTCATGCGGTGACAAGAAACTCCACTTATGTTTTTCGTCACTTTTTGTAACTACATCTTTGCATTCTTCCCAACTAGCCCAATTCCAATTTTGTGTTTTTTTCTGATTTGAAGTGAGGCAGTATAATTGACCACTTTCTTTATAATATTGAGCAATATGGCCATTTGTGGAATTGTAATAAAGTTCAACTATATTATCTGGGACAGATTTATTATTTTGCAAATAATACAAAGCCCATTGAAATCTATCTATAAAAGGCCAAGCTATAGGTGTTTTAAAACTTAAAGTTGCCGGAGCAGCCCTTAGATTTGCCCATGATTTCATTTCAGAATGTAGCTCGTGATTTTCTTTGTCGCTTGATTTTTTAGATATATAGGCATAGTATTTGTAATGCTTAATTCGTAAATTGCCTTCGTTTGTAAATATTTTACTATTTTTAATCATAAAACGTTGATTTCTGTCATTTAAAGTGCAAGGCGATAAATGCATATAATCCCACGATTGAGTTGATTTACCATCTATGCCAGTAACACTAGAAGGTGCTACAAGACATAAGTAGTTGCCATTTACTTCAAAACTGATTCTCCCAAAAACATCGTATCTAGCTTTTGGCAGTTTATTACTACAATAATCCAAATAAATATAGCTCTCTCCTTTTGAAAAAACAGGACTATAACACAGATTTTGTCCATCTTCAGTTCTAACCTTTAAAATCATATCTTTAGGAGTATCGGCTACAACCTGTCTTACATCTTGTGCGTTTAAAAACAACAAAAAAAAGTTCAATATAAACAATACTTTAGTATAAAATTGCATTGAATATCCTTTTAAAATGAAATTTATGTTACAGTATTATATCAAAAATATAACGATTTGTTATTAAAATTTTATATAATTTTATATTTTAGAGTATCTTAATCTACATGTGATAAATAAAATCAATCAATTTAAATAATTATCTAAAATTTCTTTATATAAACCTTGTTCTTTTTCTAGTTTAATTTTTCTTTGTGATATTTCTTTTTCATATTTTTCAAATTCTTGTATGATTTGTTTTTGAATGTTTTTAGATGGAAGTTTTGGAATTTTTATATTATTTAAATCTTTTGAATTTAAGCTTTTGCCAAAAGCATTCAAACTATCTTTTTTAAGTTTTATTATATTACATTCAAATAAGCAAAATATAAATTTATTTAAAATATTATTTTTATATTCATCTTTTACAACAAATCCAGCTATTGCTTCATTTGTATATAAGTCTTTTCCTGCGATTGCCGTTTTTCCTATGCTAAGTTTAAAACTTACTAATGTTGTATCTTTTGGGATCAATTTAACATTTGAGTTTTTAACTCCTAAATCGCTTATTTTTTCTTTTGTGTCAGTAATGACATTTGAGTTCATTTCAGAAATACTAAGCCATAAATTTGAACCATTATAATATGATGAGTTATCTCTTTTTGGAGTTCCACCTATCAATATATCACAATATTTTGATATTAGCTCATCCCCCCCCCCATTTGTTTGAATGCCAAATTTATCAAAAATTTTATTCATTTTTTCTTTGTATTCTTTGATTTCCATTCTTATGGTTTTAAACTCATTACTTACTTTTTCGCATTCTTCTACTATTTGTTTTTGAATATCAATTGAAGGACGAGGAATTTTTATGTTTTTTAAGTTTTTTGAATTAATTCCACCTTGTGTCGAGCCAGTTATATTCGATTTTAATAGCTGTTGTCCTAATGGCGAGTATAAAAAATAGAATATGTATTTTTGAATATTTAAATTAGAATTTCTAACAAGAAATACATGCTCGTTAATCATGGCTTTTTTGTTATTTAATTCATCTCCTATTATTGCTATTTTGCCAGTCAATGCTCCATCTTTGCAAATTAAAATATCATTTTTTTCTATCTTGCCTTGGTTGTTTTTATTATAATATTCTTCATCAACAAATTTTAAATTACTTAGGTTTACTCTTCCATATGTGTTGTGTATATGTTCACCGCCAAGACTTAAGATACCTTTGTCTAAAATTCCAACTCCTCCTTTTGGTCTAGAGCCAGTTTCTAGTTTTTCTATGATATTTTCAAGTTTTACAAGCGGAAATTTGCTGATAATTTCAATACTATTATTTGCACTTAAGCTTATTGATTTATTGAAAAATGGCTTTGTGAAGTCTATACAGTCTTTTAAATTTACTAATTTTGTAAATGTTTTTAAATTTTCTGGAATTTGAACATTGTTTTTGGCAATATGTTGTCTTATAAGAAAATTTAATTTTTCATGATTGTTAAAATCCATAGGATCATAAAGAACACTGTCTATATTGTCAAGCCCATTTATGTTTTGTAAAATTTCACTATCTTCATTTTTTAAAGGTTGTTTTGATATATATTTTATACCTTCTTGACCTTTTGCGCTACTCCAATCATACCCCAAGAATTTCTTTTGTTCTTCATTCCCACTAGGTGCTTGAATTATGATAGTCTTTTGATGTTTTATAGTTTGAAAAATGCTAAATTTATCACATTCTATATCTTTTATATAGCTTAATAACGCTTTTTTTATCTCATTGTC
This genomic window contains:
- a CDS encoding DUF1561 family protein, whose product is MQFYTKVLFILNFFLLFLNAQDVRQVVADTPKDMILKVRTEDGQNLCYSPVFSKGESYIYLDYCSNKLPKARYDVFGRISFEVNGNYLCLVAPSSVTGIDGKSTQSWDYMHLSPCTLNDRNQRFMIKNSKIFTNEGNLRIKHYKYYAYISKKSSDKENHELHSEMKSWANLRAAPATLSFKTPIAWPFIDRFQWALYYLQNNKSVPDNIVELYYNSTNGHIAQYYKESGQLYCLTSNQKKTQNWNWASWEECKDVVTKSDEKHKWSFLSPHENDSMIIDYLGNILRLSAYGVNWGVPYTIKPSYMPKDTSNAPKEYFTISHELGDWLRFVNANLADELNVCPASGKQTDSKIRVKRDIHPSFRLEDEAWQRRLWQIARSGSNNESEGIGICGTCLLQTMQMVLEILNDTSIRNDGEGYLFPTAHMRDPFIAFRQRYPGLSLVLETQGRFEESARYEWAQMQTALGHSALGLVGTFLSNYVITGTNMLNESQLDIGVQSVLRSSPGSVWINFIYTINPRTNELEGHIMPVIRTQGGMVYVTTNFPDITLDEFRQRLSRTINTTSDVRNRITNNGTLNLAYTQFIQVSRRYFNPIVLSVSQNNCTGEGPSRRGSKRKPEVNLINQCDTPSKRCGLLESR